Proteins from a genomic interval of Lolium perenne isolate Kyuss_39 chromosome 1, Kyuss_2.0, whole genome shotgun sequence:
- the LOC139832180 gene encoding uncharacterized protein — MAMAAGGPNGGGGGKMVSLRLQYYCVFAAVGVAVIVLSLTFLSPSAMGAVRQNLGTVVANSGAGERQARQAVAAVVAKPEPEPEAEKVEEKKEPPVVLFNFGDSNSDTGGVAAASTSCHPRAAPTSATPPDASPTAASSSTSSVSCSTTTS; from the coding sequence ATGGCCATGGCGGCGGGCGGGcccaacggcggcggcggcgggaaaaTGGTCAGCCTGCGGCTGCAGTACTACTGCGTGTTCGCGGCGGTGGGGGTCGCCGTCATCGTGCTCTCGCTCACCTTCCTGTCCCCGTCCGCCATGGGCGCCGTGCGGCAGAACCTCGGCACCGTCGTGGCCAATAGCGGAGCCGGAGAAAGACAAGCGCGGCAGGCCGTGGCGGCGGTGGTCgccaagccggagccggagccggaggcagagaaggtggaggagaagaaggagccgCCGGTCGTGCTGTTCAACTTCGGCGACTCCAACTCGGACACGGGCGGCGTGGCGGCGGCATCAACATCATGCCACCCGAGGGCCGCACCTACTTCGGCCACCCCACCGGACGCCTCTCCGACGGCCGCGTCATCATCGACTTCATCTGTAAGTTGCTCAACCACCACATCCTGA